The Arachis ipaensis cultivar K30076 chromosome B05, Araip1.1, whole genome shotgun sequence nucleotide sequence GTtctgtctctgtaaacaaacgcagcctataTATTGGTTAACTTTGAGTGTACCATACACCAAAATAATTCAACCTTTAATCTTGATGGGTTACTCAACAGAccttcaaattaataattttatatagaTTTATAACCATTGAATGATAATTAATGAAACAAGTCTATACTTAATAGTTAACACaataaaaaagtttttaaatgtATTTAAAATATTGGTGTTCTAATAATTTTaaccgttaattttaattatatatattttttattaaaacactGATATAGGTAATATACTTAAAATTCTTTCAATACTATAATTATTTACCGAATTTCTTATACTAAAAAAAATACTTTCCGCACAAAAAGTAGCATGTTGGTAAACTGAAGTACTGAACGGACAATAAATTATTATTAGAAGTAGCATGAGTTGCTACTTTTTTAGAATACGTAGAAGAAATTGGAGCAAATTAAACTATACCTAGTAATATAAAATTAAGTTTAATGCATTAAGACCATTCGAATATTTGAATAATCATGATAGAAGTGTAAAATTTGTAtgctattattattataataatatatagtTTTTAAAGTtaataataattacaaaaaatcaaattattttaaTAGCACGATAAAATTTTATTGATAACTatatgaaaatatatatttatatttaaactaataaactatATTTATCACTACATATATTAAACCTAAAATCTTCTAATTTTTTATGTATCACTCTCGTTATCTTAAATTAAGTGTATCTTTTTAATtgtatataattattaaattattttatagagAAGGAAACAGTAAAAACTTTTATACCATTTTTTAAGGAAAGTGAATTGGAGTGGTCAGTTAGCAATATTCAGTGACTTGTTAGAATTAAATTTGAGGAGTAGATTATAGGATTAGTCATGGTAAGGATTTAGAATTAGTGGTGAATTAAGTTGGTAATATCCAGTGACTTGTTAGGATTTTTcctatttttctttatttgtccTGTATATTTAAACTGATTTTAGAGTACCATCCGCATTATAGTTCCTTTCTTTCCTTCATTTACCCCTTTCTCCTTACATACACACACCACACACCACACAAATGGAAAAGGAAAAAGCTACTGTAGTATTTCAGTGCATAGAATAATTTTGAGTAAAGTATTGATTTTGTCTCAACGTTTgcggtaaattctatttgtgtccttaatgtttaaatcgtcctatttgtatctctaacatttgtaaaagtaattcaatattatcctgccgtcaattacacatcatgaacgctttagtttgaattttaaaaatcgcttcttgaaattagaatacaaatgtctgggatagaatcgatgatccactCCGAAAAATAGTTCATcgaaagttgaaactaattcctacaacatttacataattcacttttctagaaacataattgaatctaaacacaaataatgggtataatattaaaatcgaacacatccaagtgagacctaattgagaatgaatacatacaagtgagaataattggaaaatataatctaatttgttagtataattgatagtaggataacattgaatcacttttataaacgttaatgatacaaataggacgatttaaacgttagagacacaaataagacttaccccaaacgttggagacaaaaacaatactttactcaataatttttttgtggtgtatttataaatcaattatattttataaattcagAATATGtttaaattttgttattatttattcCTTGGATTACGTTCAATCGTATCTATTATATGCATTAATAAGTAGTTATGATAATATAGAAGNNNNNNNNNNNNNNNNNNNNNNNNTaaagtaataaaaaataatttaataatttaattttttttaaataataaaaatatctaaaaaaagtATTTATCACTCCCAAATATTTTCACATTCTGTTTCCACCCTACTCCTATATATTCAAGGATTCTTGTCCTTACTATTGTTATCTTAAATAGATCCTCAAATTTAATGATGATGTTTGAGATAAATCAGATGACAAAGAATTAGAATGCATGTCTAGACATGCATATTCATTATCATGCATGACATGTGCGTAAGTGCTCGTTGTAGTTAATTACTATTATtatcttatttaaaaaattattccaTATATAATATAGGCTAGAACATGATCTTTCAATTACTGCATTTATCTATATATATAGAACATGATCATATGATATGTCCACTAGGCTTTGCAATTTGCTTATCAATCATCATGGAGTTTGGTTacaatttgttttatttttgtttattttttattatttttactattatattatcaCTTCGGTTTCAAGTAATACCTTTATCATGATCAATTGACAACAATCATTAATATATAAGAttgaaataattataaatatcagttttaaaaaattgaataattttaaatttaacaaaaaatatatCAGAATGACAATGTTATATAATTAAAGAATATAATAANNNNNNNNCTATTATTAAAGTTGTAAAGGTGacgaatataaaaaattaatctcacataaaaaaaaatatgaataagcaAAGAGTATATAAAATAAAAGACTTATTAATTTAAGGTtaaattactctgttggtccttatagtttcaccaaatttttaattaggttcctatactttttttccattcaattgggtccctatactgcttttaattttgtaattacatCCTTTTCATATTAGtactataaataataatttttatggtTTAAAATAAATCCctgtattttttatataaatttacaTTTTTATACTATAATTAATCTAAATTAAGATCTCTTTTAAGATctatttactttattattttGTACATGCAAAACATCAATGACAAGTAGCTATTTTTAGTTTAGGTTTTTTATTCTATAATTAATCTAAAttaagttatttctagtttaggctctttatttttttttttaactagtaGAATCCAATATTATTTAGAAATAAACTAAGTGTAATGAGTAATAGTTATATATTTATGTTTGTGATTACAAATACAATTCAAGTGCTCACAAGTTATGTCGGCttcctttttatcctatttaagtTTGTGATATATATTTTCGATCAATCAATTTGATTGGTTTGATATGTAGTCCTATATATTAGAGATCTTGATTAGGAGAGAAACAAATACCATTAAAACTTTCTAAACTTTCTAGAGCGATAAAAACGTAATACCATTAAAATTTTCTAAACTTGTATGTtgcattctaattttttttattatattttgcaaGGCACAACACAAGCGCAAGATCCTatcctttattttttttcatcttttttttttttttatgtaaatggCAAACCACAGCGATCAGATTCCTAATGATCTTGCATTGGAAATTCTAGCAAAATTACCTGTTAAATCTTTGAAGCGATTTAATTGTGTGCAAAAGTCTTGGCTAAATTTACTTAAGAATCCTGATTTTAAGAGCATGTACTATAAGAATTTAAAATCTAAATCTGCTCATTCATCGCCTCTGCTTCTATGGAGAGAGTGTTCCAAAAGCACTGGAAACGTTTATGGAAATAATGTACATTTGCTTTCTGGAAAGAGATATGAAAATATAGTTACATTAGCTATGCCAAGTCTGTTTGAGGGGTATGATGATCCTGGCTGTGTTCTAGACTGTGTTAATGGCATTATATGTCACTATGTAGAAGCTGGTACTAATATAGAAATAGGACTTTGGAACCCTAAAACCGACGAGCGTAAAATTATTCCTCCGAGTATTATTATTAATGATGAGCCCGGCTTTCATGGTCATGTAACAGTTCAGGGTTTTGGTTATGATAATGTGAATGATGACTATAAAGTGATTCATTGTGCATATTATATGTATGTTTATAATGGAATGTTCTTAGAAGAGCCTACTCTAAGAATTTGGCAAATTTATAGTCTAAAAAATAATTGTTGGAAGAAGCTTGATCTTGAAATGACTAAGACGACAAATATAAATAAAGCTTCTGTAGTGTACTTGAATGGAGTATGTCATTGGTGGGGTAGCGAGTTTGTCACTAATGGATTCGAAGAACAGGTACTTGTGTCATTTAATCTTAGCACCGAAACGTTTCAAACCACATCAATTGTTTGGCTGCAAATAAATGATGCTCACCCTACGAGATCTTTGGTAGTGCTCAACGAGTCTGTTACTCTGATTTCTTCTTTTGATGAGGATAGTCGCATTGAAATGTCCATTTTGGGTGAAGTTGGTGTGAAAGAATCTTGGGTGAAGCTTTTCACATTTACACTTGGACCTTTTTCCGATCTTCGTATACCAACCGTGAGAATGGGCAACAAATGTGATGTAATATTTTTTATCAGAAATGACAGCAATGAATTGGCTTCTTTTGATGTCATCACGGGCAAAGTAATTCACAATATTAATATCAAAACACTCATATTTAGTACATGGATTTATAAGGAAAGCCTCATCTCTTTCACGAAAGAAATTAATTGATTAgtaaagataaaaatttaaatgtaAGATGTACATAAAGCTTTTGTATCGTACTTAAACTGGGTATGAAAAAAGTGTGTAAACTTTCTAAGatgaaaactaattttaatattcatgTTGGTAGTTGAAATTGGTTTGATAGACTAATTTGTATTACATTGTGAAGGGATAGGATTCGATGGTTTTACAATATTTGGACTATTAAATGGTCCAAtaataaaacatattttttaagtttttaataattactaaataatttttatttaattttaattacaaatttaatcatttatatattatttaattataaaatctatcctctattttataatttattattttattattcatttataatattattaacaattaaaaacaaaaacaacaacgAAATACATCTTCCATTAATCGTGATTTCCATAAATATTTTAGTAACGTGAATTAACGAGTTTTTTTTAATCATTGATTCATTACATTGTATAAATTAGTGAAATTGTGTTTGTtggtaattcaatcaattaaattTCGCTTGacaatatgaatttttttataatttaattgatTGTAAATGttacacaatcgattgaattgcgctataaaatatgaatttttttcttattcaatcaATTGGCAGTGTAAAACTAAAAAAAcaattcatattcacaattttcttcttttttttttctcttttagggaaattataaattataaatataaaaaagatcgaggaattttggatttaaaaaataaataatgagaCATAAAGAAAGAGGAgtaaaaaattaacaataaatttAAAGCCATTTAAACTGACGTAGTATTAtgctaaaaacctaaaaaattagGAATAAATTTAGACATTATCTTAAACTg carries:
- the LOC107641451 gene encoding putative F-box protein At3g16210, with the translated sequence MANHSDQIPNDLALEILAKLPVKSLKRFNCVQKSWLNLLKNPDFKSMYYKNLKSKSAHSSPLLLWRECSKSTGNVYGNNVHLLSGKRYENIVTLAMPSLFEGYDDPGCVLDCVNGIICHYVEAGTNIEIGLWNPKTDERKIIPPSIIINDEPGFHGHVTVQGFGYDNVNDDYKVIHCAYYMYVYNGMFLEEPTLRIWQIYSLKNNCWKKLDLEMTKTTNINKASVVYLNGVCHWWGSEFVTNGFEEQVLVSFNLSTETFQTTSIVWLQINDAHPTRSLVVLNESVTLISSFDEDSRIEMSILGEVGVKESWVKLFTFTLGPFSDLRIPTVRMGNKCDVIFFIRNDSNELASFDVITGKVIHNINIKTLIFSTWIYKESLISFTKEIN